One genomic segment of Sediminispirochaeta bajacaliforniensis DSM 16054 includes these proteins:
- a CDS encoding M23 family metallopeptidase, whose product MKCRSFLVLTALFMLFSSSGLLFGYEWPLENPTVVLDFCQNNGKAFLPGAMIQGSINDVRAVESGKLIYFQREDEALDQLPSGYDSFIVLEHERGIRSFYGNLGTVKVSHVEVEKGETLGTLLLSSSGNPSPLFLQILDYEYLRYVNPLLSLPPLEDSLAPIISGVLLSRGDQTITLNREARLEAGRWEVFVSAFDPVAGSRDRKAPYRFDTYLNGESQGDVSFETLEMDGDSLKLIRTGNLTADRLYQRSGYYRIGEIMLSPGASTLEVAVSDFAGNETSHSILLRVR is encoded by the coding sequence ATGAAATGTAGAAGCTTCTTGGTTTTGACGGCACTATTCATGTTGTTTTCCTCTTCCGGTTTGCTTTTCGGATATGAGTGGCCCTTGGAGAACCCCACGGTCGTTCTGGATTTTTGTCAGAACAACGGAAAGGCTTTTTTGCCGGGGGCGATGATTCAAGGCAGCATCAATGATGTTCGGGCCGTGGAATCCGGTAAGCTGATCTATTTCCAGCGAGAGGATGAGGCCCTGGACCAGTTACCTTCCGGGTATGATTCCTTTATTGTGCTGGAGCACGAGCGGGGAATTCGCTCTTTTTACGGAAATCTTGGCACGGTGAAGGTTTCACATGTCGAGGTGGAAAAAGGTGAGACCCTCGGCACCCTTTTGCTTAGCTCTTCAGGCAATCCGAGCCCACTCTTCTTGCAGATTCTTGATTATGAGTATTTGCGTTATGTGAATCCGCTTCTCTCTTTGCCTCCGCTTGAAGATTCGCTTGCACCGATCATCAGTGGGGTTCTTTTAAGTCGGGGCGATCAAACGATTACCCTTAATAGGGAGGCACGGCTGGAAGCAGGACGCTGGGAGGTGTTTGTTTCCGCCTTCGATCCTGTGGCGGGAAGCCGTGATCGAAAGGCTCCTTATCGATTCGATACCTATTTAAACGGAGAGTCGCAAGGCGACGTTTCCTTTGAGACCCTTGAAATGGACGGTGATTCCTTAAAGCTGATACGTACCGGAAATCTTACTGCGGATCGTTTGTATCAGAGGTCCGGTTATTATCGCATAGGAGAAATTATGCTGAGCCCTGGTGCCTCGACGCTGGAAGTGGCGGTTTCCGACTTTGCCGGCAATGAGACAAGCCACTCTATTCTTCTTCGGGTTCGTTGA
- the recN gene encoding DNA repair protein RecN encodes MLETLTIRGYALIDSANLDFSEHLTVLSGETGAGKSILIGALSLLLGGKGDTESIRVGSEEAEIAAMVRVDSCEGALRWLADHDISDEEGAVLLRRVLKRNGRGSSFIQSTPATLKDLRDLTGFLFDLHGQHEHQSLFSVDNHRLLLDRFAGLEELAGEVASLFTSLTSLHKEVESLRSDERDLLRERDILEYAIHEIDESKLVPGEEEELTRERDLLSQSEKLFSLLEQCHSVLAETKGGALSQLREAMHVVSALAGIDPSLLTQSTRIENAFYEIEDIEQTLRDYLQTVDFSPERLDRCEERLQTIHRLEKKYGEDPAAVLAYREEAGKKLEAFAGRDEEIARLEGELKEAERRLAERARELSRRRKEAASRLEKAISEALRFLGMPKVRFTVSTGYREGKSGKLSCGPHGYDRIEFLISPNVGEPERPLKDIASGGELSRVMLAIKSVLSETDQVQTLIFDEIDTGIGGEVAVAVARYLAELGKKKQVLCITHLASIAVQADNHVIVEKQERNGRTVTDTHPLSREERVAEVARMLSGTSGGEASLEHARRLLETSGRL; translated from the coding sequence ATGCTTGAGACGCTGACGATCCGTGGTTATGCCTTGATCGATTCCGCGAATCTTGATTTTTCCGAACATCTTACGGTCCTTTCCGGTGAGACCGGGGCAGGTAAGTCGATCCTTATCGGGGCTCTTTCCCTTCTGCTTGGAGGCAAGGGGGACACCGAATCGATTCGAGTCGGTAGCGAAGAGGCTGAGATTGCTGCAATGGTTCGGGTCGACTCTTGTGAAGGAGCCCTGAGGTGGCTGGCCGATCACGATATCTCGGACGAAGAGGGAGCGGTGCTGCTTCGCAGGGTGCTTAAGCGTAACGGCCGTGGTTCGTCTTTTATTCAATCCACGCCGGCAACGCTGAAGGACCTCCGTGATCTGACCGGTTTCCTCTTTGATCTTCACGGCCAGCATGAGCACCAATCCCTTTTTTCGGTGGATAATCATCGGCTGCTCCTTGATCGTTTTGCCGGCCTTGAAGAACTTGCCGGCGAGGTTGCTTCGCTTTTCACCTCTCTTACATCCCTCCATAAGGAGGTGGAGAGCCTTCGCAGCGATGAACGGGATCTTCTTCGTGAACGTGATATCCTTGAGTATGCAATCCATGAAATTGACGAGAGTAAGCTCGTCCCCGGAGAAGAAGAGGAATTGACACGAGAGCGTGATCTGCTGAGTCAAAGCGAGAAGTTATTCTCGCTATTGGAACAGTGCCACTCTGTTTTGGCCGAGACAAAGGGTGGGGCCCTTTCTCAACTTCGCGAAGCTATGCATGTTGTTTCTGCGCTTGCGGGTATCGACCCTTCGTTGCTGACGCAAAGTACCAGAATCGAAAATGCCTTCTATGAAATCGAAGATATCGAACAAACGCTTCGTGATTATCTCCAGACGGTAGATTTTTCTCCTGAGCGCCTTGATCGCTGCGAAGAACGGCTCCAGACGATCCATCGTCTCGAAAAAAAGTATGGAGAAGATCCGGCAGCTGTTTTGGCGTATCGCGAAGAAGCCGGGAAAAAGCTGGAAGCCTTTGCCGGACGGGATGAAGAGATTGCACGTCTGGAGGGGGAGCTCAAAGAGGCGGAGCGCCGCCTTGCCGAACGTGCACGGGAGCTTTCCCGTCGCCGTAAGGAGGCCGCTTCCCGTCTTGAGAAAGCAATCAGTGAAGCGTTGCGTTTTCTCGGAATGCCGAAGGTCCGTTTTACCGTATCGACGGGGTATCGGGAAGGAAAGAGCGGAAAACTTTCCTGTGGACCCCACGGTTACGATAGAATCGAATTCCTCATCAGTCCCAATGTAGGGGAACCCGAGCGTCCTCTGAAGGATATTGCTTCCGGCGGTGAGCTTTCCCGGGTCATGTTGGCAATAAAGAGTGTTCTGTCGGAAACCGATCAGGTCCAAACCCTTATTTTTGATGAGATTGATACCGGCATCGGAGGTGAGGTTGCGGTTGCCGTTGCCCGCTATTTGGCCGAATTGGGAAAGAAAAAACAGGTCCTTTGTATAACACATCTTGCCTCCATTGCTGTTCAAGCCGATAATCATGTTATCGTGGAAAAGCAGGAGCGAAACGGGCGAACCGTGACGGATACGCATCCTCTTTCCCGGGAAGAACGGGTTGCCGAGGTGGCCCGGATGCTGTCGGGTACAAGCGGCGGAGAGGCGTCATTGGAGCACGCTCGTCGTTTGCTTGAAACCTCTGGACGGCTGTAA
- a CDS encoding NAD(+)/NADH kinase: MERLIRKVLIIANLQKPAAAVLMDEIALFLQEQGIDAIPFGFFGKPEDISTEGVDFAFSLGGDGTVLYAARLLDNLGVPILAVNLGNFGFLTEISSCEWREVFEGYRQGGLGLSRRVMLKVIVERGGKRIMTFSGLNDAVISANGMSKVVELDLRLNHNELGSYRADGVIVATPTGSTAYSVAAGGPILDPEMEALIINPICPFTLSNRPLVVSGNDVAQINVKKDQRTDIILSIDGQEVFPLQGGDLVFFEKSHSKALLVRSDRRNFFEVLRSKLNWSGGSDA, encoded by the coding sequence ATGGAGCGTCTTATTCGAAAAGTGCTGATCATAGCAAATCTCCAAAAACCGGCCGCCGCTGTGCTGATGGATGAGATCGCTCTTTTCCTGCAGGAACAAGGGATTGATGCCATTCCCTTCGGTTTTTTCGGAAAGCCGGAGGATATTTCAACCGAGGGTGTCGATTTTGCCTTTTCTCTTGGTGGGGATGGAACCGTTCTCTATGCAGCACGGCTTCTTGACAACCTTGGGGTTCCCATTCTGGCTGTCAATCTCGGTAATTTCGGATTTCTGACCGAAATTTCCTCCTGTGAATGGAGGGAGGTCTTTGAAGGATATCGGCAGGGGGGCTTAGGTCTTTCCCGTCGTGTTATGCTCAAGGTTATAGTGGAACGAGGCGGAAAACGAATTATGACCTTTTCGGGTTTGAACGATGCGGTTATCAGCGCAAATGGGATGTCCAAAGTGGTGGAATTGGATCTTCGTCTCAACCATAATGAACTCGGAAGCTATCGAGCCGACGGAGTCATTGTCGCCACTCCCACCGGTTCGACTGCTTACAGCGTCGCAGCCGGCGGCCCTATTCTTGATCCCGAAATGGAAGCCCTTATCATTAACCCAATCTGTCCCTTTACCCTCTCGAATCGTCCTCTTGTCGTTTCCGGAAATGATGTCGCACAGATCAATGTGAAAAAGGATCAGCGGACCGATATTATCCTTTCTATAGATGGCCAGGAGGTTTTCCCTCTTCAGGGAGGGGACCTTGTCTTTTTTGAAAAGAGTCACAGCAAGGCTCTCCTTGTCCGTTCGGACAGGAGAAATTTCTTTGAGGTCCTCAGGTCGAAGTTGAATTGGTCGGGAGGTTCGGATGCTTGA
- a CDS encoding DegT/DnrJ/EryC1/StrS family aminotransferase: MIPVFRPTIKRKEMDSVLTTLVSDVIGPGPVGEELVKVFADKLSAGGGFAFATYPDAIGLALSSLDLEPGSSVVVSALSPAFYLDELARFGLEASIIDVSEENGSLFIPDALRAIEEGAKAVLLHYPLGFIPETEPLVEAGVPLIEDVTSAFGGHDGSRLCGTAGDYAVIGLEPNHLITAGEGALVIARGRKQLSRLKQSVEGSSCARLMPDFCAALALVQLKESEGYFERRKELAALFSKAVMKGRHNMLVQPGEGENVHYSFPIMIESSVKDVGSYARKKGVETCLAFADSVMESMDDGFPKARQFMLRCLLFPLYPMLGKSQAEQISKVLSTLP; encoded by the coding sequence ATGATCCCGGTTTTCAGGCCCACTATTAAGCGGAAAGAGATGGATTCCGTACTTACTACCCTTGTTTCTGACGTAATCGGCCCTGGACCTGTCGGCGAAGAGCTGGTAAAGGTATTTGCCGATAAGCTTTCCGCCGGCGGGGGCTTTGCTTTTGCGACCTACCCCGATGCCATTGGTCTTGCCCTTTCCTCCCTGGATCTCGAACCTGGAAGTTCTGTCGTTGTTTCGGCTCTTTCTCCCGCCTTTTATCTCGATGAGCTTGCACGTTTTGGACTCGAGGCCTCCATTATCGATGTCAGTGAGGAGAACGGCTCTCTTTTTATTCCCGATGCCCTGCGGGCGATTGAGGAAGGGGCTAAGGCTGTGCTTCTTCACTATCCCCTTGGCTTTATTCCGGAAACCGAGCCGCTTGTGGAGGCTGGCGTTCCGTTGATTGAGGATGTGACTTCTGCTTTCGGAGGGCACGATGGTTCCCGTCTTTGTGGAACCGCAGGGGATTATGCGGTCATCGGTCTTGAACCGAATCATTTGATTACTGCGGGCGAAGGGGCCCTCGTGATCGCAAGAGGGCGTAAACAGCTTTCACGCCTGAAACAATCGGTTGAAGGCTCTTCGTGTGCCAGACTGATGCCCGATTTCTGTGCCGCCCTTGCCCTGGTTCAGCTCAAAGAGTCCGAGGGCTATTTCGAACGGCGAAAAGAACTTGCAGCTCTTTTTTCAAAGGCGGTCATGAAGGGACGACATAACATGTTGGTCCAGCCGGGAGAGGGAGAGAATGTTCACTACTCTTTTCCGATCATGATCGAAAGTAGCGTAAAAGATGTCGGCTCCTATGCCCGGAAAAAAGGGGTCGAAACCTGTCTCGCCTTTGCCGATTCGGTCATGGAGAGCATGGATGACGGATTCCCGAAGGCACGGCAGTTTATGTTGCGTTGCCTTCTGTTCCCTCTCTATCCGATGCTTGGGAAGAGCCAGGCCGAACAAATATCGAAAGTACTATCCACTCTTCCTTAG
- a CDS encoding chemotaxis protein CheW: MVEQEERRMQLVSFQLGEEHYGINIMSVDGIVRVEETRPIPNAPSYVEGIFNLRGEIIPIINLHKRFHLKRAELSEEDELLSGFIIIDIKGMKLGIIIDKVSRVVTVDLNKMQPPPQMLSGIGAEYIQGVFNRDDGYLIMLDILRLFDPKELQQLEYINE, encoded by the coding sequence ATGGTAGAACAGGAAGAACGTCGAATGCAGCTGGTCAGCTTCCAGCTAGGAGAAGAACATTACGGAATAAATATTATGTCGGTGGATGGGATTGTGAGGGTCGAAGAGACTCGTCCTATTCCGAATGCTCCCTCGTATGTAGAGGGAATCTTCAACCTACGTGGTGAAATTATTCCGATCATCAATCTGCATAAGCGTTTTCATCTCAAACGAGCTGAGCTTAGCGAAGAAGATGAACTGCTCAGCGGTTTTATTATTATCGATATCAAGGGAATGAAGCTCGGCATTATTATTGATAAAGTATCGCGGGTTGTGACCGTCGATCTGAATAAAATGCAGCCTCCTCCTCAGATGCTCTCCGGAATCGGTGCTGAATATATTCAAGGCGTGTTCAACCGGGATGACGGTTATCTGATCATGCTTGACATTCTTCGGCTCTTCGATCCCAAGGAGTTGCAACAGCTGGAATATATCAACGAATAA